A window of Natronolimnobius sp. AArcel1 contains these coding sequences:
- a CDS encoding GIDE domain-containing protein has translation MDLVTVLIGLVIGGLGIAGIGYGSVSLRRWRELGEQEPVAINQAVAADGLVEIEGTVRPHDSSEESPLFGQECVAYDYKIEKRRRSSNKNSGSSWRTIDSGEGRRPFVIEDESGTAYVDPDGASLSLEKERTRKTNAAGDPVPDDSTWNFNMSLNIPGMGGVGLNNKRYTEKRLDVGGHCYAVGTAHRPQAGVDAEVTIDGEGASTFLLSDATESETRRRLLLRGAGYTLGGLLAVGVGVPILGAEFLY, from the coding sequence ATGGATCTGGTAACTGTACTGATCGGTCTCGTGATCGGCGGTCTCGGCATTGCCGGCATCGGCTATGGCTCGGTTTCGCTTCGTCGCTGGCGAGAACTCGGCGAACAGGAACCAGTCGCGATCAATCAGGCAGTCGCCGCCGATGGACTCGTCGAAATCGAGGGGACAGTTCGACCCCACGACTCGAGCGAGGAGTCGCCACTCTTTGGTCAGGAGTGTGTCGCCTACGACTACAAAATCGAGAAGCGTCGGCGTAGCTCGAACAAAAATTCGGGCTCGAGTTGGCGGACGATTGACTCTGGTGAGGGGCGTCGGCCGTTCGTGATCGAAGACGAGTCGGGGACGGCGTACGTCGACCCCGATGGGGCGTCGCTCTCGCTCGAGAAAGAGCGAACACGCAAGACGAACGCGGCTGGCGATCCGGTGCCGGACGATAGCACGTGGAATTTCAATATGTCGCTGAACATCCCCGGAATGGGTGGGGTCGGTCTGAACAACAAGCGCTACACGGAGAAACGCCTCGACGTTGGCGGGCACTGCTACGCTGTCGGGACTGCACACCGGCCGCAAGCTGGGGTCGACGCAGAGGTGACAATTGACGGCGAGGGTGCCTCAACGTTCCTGCTCTCGGATGCGACGGAAAGCGAAACCCGACGTCGGCTGCTATTGCGTGGCGCGGGATACACGCTGGGTGGGCTTCTGGCCGTGGGTGTTGGCGTCCCGATTCTCGGTGCGGAGTTTCTCTACTAG
- a CDS encoding ATP synthase subunit A encodes MSQAEQPETVDEDGVIESVSGPVVTATDLDARMNDVVYVGDEGLMGEVIEIEGNLTTIQVYEETSGVGPGEPVQNTGEPLSVDLGPGMMDSIYDGVQRPLDVLEDKMGTAFLDRGVDAPGIDLEKEWEFEPEVSEGDVVEPGDVVGVVEETVTIDHKVMVPPDYEGGEVTSVKSGAFNVEETIAELDNGEEIQMHQEWPVRQARPAGDKETPTEPLVTGQRVQDGLFPLAKGGTAAIPGPFGSGKTVTQQQLAKWSDADIVVYIGCGERGNEMTEVIEDFPELPDPQTGNPLMARTCLIANTSNMPVAARESCIYTGITIAEYYRDMGYDVALMADSTSRWAEAMREISSRLEEMPGEEGYPAYLAASLSEFYERAGKFQLINGGEGSISVVGAVSPPGGDFSEPVTQNTLRIVKTFWALDADLAERRHFPSINWNESYSLYKDQLDPWWEGNVAGDWSDVRQWAVDVLDEEDELQEIVQLVGKDALPEDQQLTLEVARYLREAWLQQNALHDVDTYCEPDKTYRMLTAIKTFNDEAFDALEAGVPVEEIQSVDAAPRLNRMGTAEEYDEFIDEVEAQLQEQLRALY; translated from the coding sequence ATGAGCCAGGCAGAACAACCTGAGACCGTCGACGAAGACGGTGTAATCGAAAGCGTGAGTGGTCCGGTTGTGACCGCCACGGACCTCGACGCCCGGATGAACGACGTCGTCTACGTCGGCGACGAAGGGCTGATGGGCGAGGTCATCGAGATCGAAGGGAACCTGACCACGATTCAGGTGTACGAAGAGACCTCCGGCGTCGGCCCGGGCGAACCCGTCCAGAACACGGGCGAACCGCTCAGTGTCGACCTCGGACCGGGCATGATGGACTCCATCTACGACGGCGTCCAGCGCCCACTCGACGTCCTCGAGGACAAGATGGGGACCGCATTCCTCGACCGTGGGGTCGACGCCCCCGGTATCGACCTCGAGAAGGAGTGGGAGTTCGAACCGGAAGTCTCTGAAGGCGATGTCGTCGAACCCGGCGACGTCGTCGGTGTCGTCGAGGAGACGGTCACCATTGACCACAAAGTGATGGTCCCGCCGGATTACGAGGGCGGAGAGGTCACGTCGGTCAAGAGTGGTGCCTTCAACGTCGAAGAGACGATCGCGGAACTCGACAACGGCGAAGAGATCCAGATGCACCAGGAGTGGCCGGTCCGTCAGGCCCGACCCGCTGGTGACAAGGAGACCCCAACTGAGCCGCTCGTCACCGGACAGCGCGTTCAGGATGGTCTCTTCCCGCTCGCAAAGGGCGGGACGGCAGCGATTCCCGGTCCGTTCGGCTCCGGGAAGACCGTCACGCAGCAGCAACTCGCGAAATGGTCCGACGCGGACATCGTCGTCTACATCGGCTGCGGTGAGCGTGGCAACGAGATGACTGAGGTCATTGAGGACTTCCCAGAGCTGCCCGACCCACAGACCGGGAACCCGCTGATGGCCCGGACCTGCCTCATCGCGAACACGTCGAATATGCCCGTCGCAGCGCGTGAATCCTGTATCTACACGGGAATCACGATTGCAGAGTACTACCGCGACATGGGCTACGACGTTGCACTCATGGCTGACTCCACCTCCCGATGGGCAGAGGCCATGCGTGAAATCTCGAGCCGACTCGAGGAGATGCCCGGCGAAGAGGGCTATCCAGCATATCTCGCCGCGTCGCTCTCGGAGTTCTACGAGCGCGCCGGCAAGTTCCAGCTGATCAATGGCGGCGAAGGATCGATTTCGGTCGTCGGCGCAGTCTCGCCACCGGGCGGGGACTTCTCCGAGCCAGTCACCCAGAACACGCTGCGTATCGTCAAGACCTTCTGGGCGTTGGATGCCGACCTCGCCGAGCGTCGACATTTCCCATCGATTAACTGGAACGAATCGTACTCGCTGTACAAGGACCAGCTTGACCCGTGGTGGGAAGGCAACGTCGCGGGCGATTGGTCCGACGTGCGACAGTGGGCCGTCGACGTGCTCGACGAGGAGGACGAACTCCAAGAGATCGTCCAGCTCGTCGGCAAGGACGCCCTGCCGGAAGACCAGCAGCTCACGCTCGAGGTAGCTCGCTACCTCCGTGAGGCCTGGCTTCAGCAGAACGCGCTCCACGACGTCGACACCTACTGTGAACCCGATAAGACCTACCGGATGCTGACCGCGATCAAGACGTTCAACGACGAAGCCTTCGACGCGCTCGAGGCTGGCGTCCCGGTCGAGGAGATCCAGAGTGTCGATGCGGCACCGCGGCTCAACCGGATGGGAACGGCCGAGGAGTACGACGAGTTCATCGACGAGGTCGAAGCGCAGCTCCAAGAACAACTGCGAGCACTGTACTAA
- a CDS encoding V-type ATP synthase subunit I — protein sequence MLRPEQMSKVSVTGSKAVMPTVIEAIHDLNLVHLSDYDGTWDGFDNGNPIEGADDVSEKLVTVRALESTLGLSEGDVTPQSGPLGDDWEQRLEDIRTQINDLDDQRSDVREDLRQVDERIDRVAPFAELGIELDLLSGYESVDVLVGEGSTNAVETALAADENVRAFETFTGGDVVAIVAAPAEGAGEGIIDDALVGVEFQRHEIPETDRGPRAYVGELEDQKRDLETRIDEIDGELERLKQEAGPFLLRVEEDLSVEAQITDAPLQFATTNRAFIAEGWLPSEEYEKLASALREAVGESVEIEELERASYDRHGSTHTEDIAQGTQKAKADDEGEGPDAEEDSQQQKAVTDGGSAVTMGDEPPTIQNNPKGAKSFEALVNAVNRPKYTELDPTIFLFLTFPLFFGFMISDVGYGLLYVLVGFYMFQSFESPGISSLGGVAMWCGAFTIFFGILFGEFFGLHELGYMLFGEGGAPMGDKGLSPATSDFVYAWLIIAVLLGVLHLNMGWIIDFAENILHGHGLWGAITHSGSWLLMLNGIWIWVFSAQGAGTKPEWIYTTFDGEPFALGFSGFPLMDVFTIPAGIALIGGLDITLPLLMIVAGLILLGLGDPAELAEFVMPFAHVVSYARITAVLLAKGGMAFVVNLLAFGAVQTEEGSRPFIAPWTGYTPADGEVMFEGLFHMGPAAFVAGILVLIVGHIVVLLLGITSAGLQGIRLEYVEFFGKFYEGGGKNYEPFGTDRNHSEDQ from the coding sequence ATGCTCAGACCTGAGCAGATGAGCAAGGTCTCGGTGACCGGTTCCAAGGCAGTTATGCCGACGGTCATCGAGGCGATCCACGACCTGAACTTGGTCCATCTCTCCGATTACGATGGCACCTGGGACGGATTCGACAACGGCAACCCGATCGAAGGAGCAGACGACGTCTCCGAAAAACTGGTGACCGTTCGTGCACTCGAAAGCACGCTCGGTCTCTCAGAAGGCGACGTCACTCCACAGTCAGGTCCGCTCGGAGACGACTGGGAACAGCGACTTGAGGACATTCGAACGCAGATCAACGACCTCGACGATCAGCGCAGCGATGTCCGCGAGGACCTGCGTCAGGTCGACGAGCGCATCGACCGCGTCGCCCCCTTTGCGGAACTGGGGATCGAACTCGACTTGCTTTCGGGGTATGAGTCGGTCGATGTCCTCGTCGGCGAGGGGTCGACGAACGCCGTCGAAACGGCACTCGCCGCAGACGAGAACGTCCGTGCGTTCGAGACGTTCACTGGCGGCGACGTCGTCGCCATCGTCGCTGCGCCTGCCGAAGGCGCTGGCGAGGGTATCATCGACGACGCACTCGTCGGCGTTGAATTCCAGCGCCACGAGATTCCCGAGACCGACCGCGGCCCGCGGGCCTACGTCGGCGAACTCGAGGATCAAAAGCGCGACCTCGAGACCCGAATCGACGAGATCGACGGGGAACTCGAGCGACTGAAACAGGAGGCAGGACCGTTCTTGCTTCGTGTCGAAGAGGACCTCTCGGTCGAGGCCCAGATCACGGATGCGCCCCTGCAGTTTGCAACGACGAATCGGGCGTTCATCGCCGAAGGCTGGCTCCCGAGCGAGGAGTACGAAAAGCTCGCTTCGGCGCTGCGTGAGGCCGTCGGCGAGAGTGTCGAAATCGAAGAACTCGAGCGGGCGAGCTACGACCGACACGGCTCGACCCATACCGAGGATATCGCACAGGGGACCCAGAAGGCAAAAGCCGACGACGAAGGCGAGGGTCCCGATGCAGAAGAGGATAGCCAGCAGCAAAAGGCCGTCACCGATGGCGGCTCTGCGGTCACCATGGGCGACGAACCGCCGACGATCCAGAACAACCCGAAGGGTGCAAAGTCCTTTGAGGCGCTGGTCAACGCGGTCAATCGACCCAAATACACCGAACTCGATCCGACGATTTTCCTGTTCCTGACGTTCCCACTGTTCTTCGGCTTCATGATCAGTGACGTCGGGTACGGACTGCTGTACGTACTGGTCGGATTCTACATGTTCCAGAGCTTCGAAAGCCCTGGAATCTCGAGTCTTGGCGGCGTTGCGATGTGGTGTGGAGCGTTCACGATCTTCTTCGGCATCCTGTTCGGAGAGTTCTTCGGCCTCCACGAACTCGGCTACATGCTCTTTGGCGAGGGCGGCGCGCCGATGGGAGACAAGGGTCTCTCGCCAGCGACATCTGACTTCGTCTACGCATGGCTGATCATCGCCGTCTTGCTCGGTGTGCTCCATCTGAATATGGGGTGGATCATCGACTTCGCAGAGAACATCCTGCACGGTCACGGCCTCTGGGGAGCGATTACCCACAGTGGCTCGTGGCTCCTGATGCTCAACGGTATCTGGATCTGGGTGTTCTCGGCACAGGGCGCTGGCACCAAGCCAGAATGGATCTACACGACCTTCGACGGCGAGCCGTTCGCACTCGGATTTAGCGGCTTCCCGTTGATGGACGTGTTCACTATCCCGGCTGGTATCGCTCTCATCGGCGGACTCGATATTACGCTTCCGCTGTTGATGATCGTCGCTGGCCTCATCCTGCTTGGTCTCGGTGACCCTGCAGAACTCGCAGAGTTCGTGATGCCGTTCGCACACGTCGTCTCGTATGCACGGATCACGGCCGTATTGCTCGCCAAGGGTGGGATGGCGTTCGTCGTCAACCTACTCGCCTTCGGTGCCGTCCAGACCGAAGAAGGCTCACGCCCCTTCATCGCCCCATGGACTGGCTACACACCGGCTGACGGAGAGGTCATGTTCGAAGGCCTCTTCCACATGGGCCCAGCTGCCTTCGTTGCCGGTATTCTCGTCCTGATCGTTGGCCACATTGTAGTCTTGCTACTTGGTATCACAAGTGCCGGATTACAGGGTATCAGGCTCGAGTACGTCGAGTTCTTTGGGAAGTTTTATGAAGGCGGTGGCAAGAACTACGAACCGTTCGGAACCGATCGAAACCACAGTGAGGATCAATAA
- a CDS encoding V-type ATP synthase subunit F, whose protein sequence is MSQEIAVVGSPEFTTGFRLAGVRRSENVPDDEKEAELDDAVTEVLEDDGVGIVVMHDEDLEYLSRGVRQNVETSVEPVVVTIGSGTGGGGLRDQIKRAIGIDLMDEDEEDS, encoded by the coding sequence ATGAGTCAGGAAATCGCAGTCGTTGGCAGTCCCGAGTTTACGACCGGCTTCCGACTCGCGGGCGTTCGCCGCTCCGAGAACGTGCCGGACGACGAGAAGGAAGCGGAGTTAGACGACGCCGTCACCGAGGTCTTGGAAGACGACGGCGTCGGCATCGTCGTCATGCACGACGAAGACCTCGAGTATCTCTCGCGAGGCGTTCGCCAGAACGTCGAGACGAGTGTCGAGCCGGTCGTCGTCACTATCGGTAGCGGTACTGGTGGCGGCGGACTGCGCGACCAGATCAAGCGAGCGATCGGTATCGACCTTATGGACGAAGACGAGGAAGACAGCTAA
- a CDS encoding V-type ATP synthase subunit D has protein sequence MAKDVKPTRKNLMEIEDRIELSERGHGTLEKKRDGLIMEFMDILDKAQDVRGDLADDYQDAQKKINMARAMEGDVAVRGAAAALQEHPEITTESKNIMGVVVPQIESSRVSKSLDERGYGIMGTSARIDEAAEAYEDLLESIILAAEVETAMKKMLREIETTKRRVNALEFKVLPDLYEGQEYIEQKLEEQEREETFRLKKIKEKKEQEEKEARQAEEEAEAAADGDDLEDVQPDTSAQSPAANQ, from the coding sequence ATGGCCAAGGACGTCAAGCCCACCCGCAAGAACCTAATGGAGATCGAGGATCGGATCGAACTCTCCGAGCGGGGGCACGGGACACTCGAGAAGAAACGGGACGGGCTGATCATGGAATTCATGGACATCCTGGACAAGGCCCAGGACGTTCGTGGCGACCTCGCAGACGACTATCAGGACGCCCAGAAGAAGATCAACATGGCGCGTGCCATGGAGGGCGACGTCGCCGTTCGCGGGGCCGCTGCAGCACTGCAGGAACACCCCGAGATCACGACTGAATCGAAGAACATCATGGGCGTCGTCGTCCCACAGATCGAATCCTCACGCGTCTCGAAGAGCCTCGATGAGCGTGGCTACGGGATCATGGGGACCTCGGCTCGGATCGACGAAGCCGCGGAAGCCTACGAGGACCTCCTCGAGAGCATTATCCTCGCCGCAGAGGTCGAGACGGCGATGAAGAAGATGCTTCGCGAGATCGAGACTACGAAACGCCGCGTCAACGCACTCGAGTTCAAGGTCCTTCCAGACCTCTACGAGGGCCAGGAGTACATCGAGCAGAAACTTGAGGAACAGGAACGCGAGGAGACGTTCCGTCTGAAGAAGATCAAAGAGAAGAAAGAACAGGAAGAGAAAGAAGCGCGTCAAGCAGAGGAAGAAGCCGAGGCGGCAGCTGACGGGGACGACCTCGAGGACGTCCAGCCGGATACGTCGGCTCAGTCACCGGCAGCGAATCAGTAA
- a CDS encoding V-type ATP synthase subunit C, with protein sequence MSLGASNTEYVNARVRSRRAKLFSDEDYRKLVRMGPSGIARFMEESEYEREINELGARFSGVDLIEYALNRNLAKNFQELLEWSEGRIYDLISRYLRKFDVWNLKTIIRGIYTDTPAEEIRTDLIMAGELDDVTIDRLLEVDEIEDAIEVLADTIYYDPLSAELEAFAETGTLVPLENALDREFYEHLLDDLGRPREGPQAKYVEFLQAEIDFRNARNALRLARSGADLDPASYYIEGGVLFDGSELSQLVTDYDDLVDHIADNKRYGDRLSGALRRLREADSLIQFEHALDAALLQYADTLSSIYPVSVSAVLSYILAKEREVENIRAIARGREVGLSESEIEEELVIL encoded by the coding sequence ATGAGCCTAGGTGCCTCGAACACGGAATACGTCAATGCTCGCGTTCGGTCACGACGAGCCAAGCTGTTCAGTGACGAAGATTATCGGAAGCTGGTCCGGATGGGGCCAAGCGGTATCGCCCGGTTCATGGAAGAGTCGGAGTACGAACGCGAGATCAACGAGCTCGGGGCACGCTTTTCGGGAGTCGATCTGATCGAGTACGCGTTGAACCGAAACCTCGCGAAGAACTTCCAGGAACTGCTCGAGTGGTCCGAGGGTCGCATCTACGACCTGATCAGTCGTTACCTGCGGAAATTCGACGTCTGGAATCTAAAGACGATCATCCGCGGGATCTACACCGACACGCCAGCTGAGGAGATCAGGACGGACCTGATCATGGCCGGCGAACTCGATGACGTAACGATTGATCGACTGCTCGAGGTCGACGAGATCGAGGATGCAATCGAAGTTCTCGCAGACACGATCTACTACGACCCACTCTCGGCCGAACTCGAGGCGTTCGCCGAAACCGGGACGCTCGTCCCGCTCGAGAACGCCCTCGACCGAGAGTTTTACGAGCACTTGCTCGACGATCTCGGCCGGCCTCGAGAAGGGCCACAGGCGAAGTACGTCGAGTTCCTGCAGGCTGAAATCGACTTCCGGAACGCACGGAACGCCCTTCGACTCGCTCGAAGCGGTGCCGACCTCGATCCGGCGAGTTACTACATTGAGGGCGGCGTGTTGTTCGACGGGTCAGAGCTCAGCCAGCTCGTCACCGATTACGACGATCTCGTCGATCACATCGCGGATAACAAACGCTACGGCGACCGACTCTCGGGAGCACTCCGTCGGCTGCGTGAGGCTGACAGCCTTATCCAGTTCGAGCACGCACTAGACGCTGCGTTGCTCCAGTACGCCGACACGCTCTCGAGCATTTATCCGGTCTCGGTCTCGGCCGTGCTGTCGTACATCCTCGCGAAAGAACGCGAGGTCGAGAACATCCGCGCCATCGCACGCGGTCGCGAGGTCGGACTCTCCGAAAGCGAGATCGAAGAGGAGCTGGTGATCCTATGA
- a CDS encoding V-type ATP synthase subunit E: MSLDTVVEDIREEAHARAEDIRDDAESRATEIESAAEEDAEEILADAEREVEREVEQLREQRLSSAKLEAKQKRLEARRDVLGDVREQVESELVDLEGETREELTRDLLEAARVEFDEGDDVSVYGRADDQELLESILADYDGYEYAGEYDCLGGVVVESDQSRVRVNNTFDSVLEDVWEDNLQEISNRLFEQ; this comes from the coding sequence ATGAGTTTGGACACAGTCGTCGAAGACATCAGAGAAGAGGCCCACGCGCGTGCGGAGGACATCCGCGACGACGCCGAGTCTCGCGCTACCGAGATCGAATCGGCCGCCGAGGAGGATGCCGAGGAGATTCTCGCCGACGCCGAGCGTGAGGTCGAGCGCGAGGTCGAGCAGTTGCGCGAACAGCGCCTCTCCAGTGCCAAACTGGAGGCGAAACAAAAGCGTCTGGAGGCCCGACGGGACGTCCTCGGTGACGTTCGCGAGCAAGTCGAGTCAGAACTCGTCGACCTCGAGGGCGAGACTCGCGAGGAACTGACTCGCGATCTTCTCGAGGCTGCACGCGTCGAGTTCGACGAGGGAGATGACGTCAGCGTCTATGGTCGTGCGGACGACCAAGAGCTGCTCGAGTCGATCCTTGCCGACTACGACGGCTACGAGTACGCCGGCGAGTACGACTGCCTTGGCGGCGTCGTCGTCGAGAGTGACCAGTCTCGCGTCCGAGTCAACAACACGTTCGACTCGGTGCTCGAGGACGTCTGGGAAGACAACCTTCAGGAGATCAGTAACAGACTCTTCGAGCAATGA
- a CDS encoding type IV pilin N-terminal domain-containing protein, translating to MSPVIGTIALLAITVCLVAVVAVGFSTWSVSEPTTAAFDLSADGDTSTLVIEHTAGDSIDVRELSVTVTINDTPLSSQPSVPSAGKEGYYGFPDGPFNEQADPNWHAGERAELTIASTNSPTLESGDVVTVRLVVDETVIATLETEAT from the coding sequence GTGAGCCCGGTTATCGGGACGATTGCACTGCTCGCGATTACGGTCTGTCTCGTTGCCGTGGTCGCGGTCGGGTTCTCGACGTGGTCCGTCTCGGAGCCGACGACTGCCGCGTTCGACCTCAGCGCTGATGGAGACACTAGCACACTGGTGATCGAACACACTGCGGGCGATTCGATCGATGTGCGGGAGCTTTCGGTGACTGTGACGATCAACGATACGCCGCTTTCGTCGCAGCCGTCAGTTCCATCCGCTGGAAAGGAGGGCTACTACGGGTTTCCGGATGGGCCGTTCAACGAACAGGCAGATCCGAACTGGCACGCGGGCGAGCGCGCCGAACTGACGATTGCGAGTACGAACAGTCCGACACTCGAGTCAGGCGATGTAGTCACTGTTCGGCTCGTTGTCGATGAGACGGTAATCGCGACGCTCGAGACGGAGGCAACCTGA
- the ahaH gene encoding ATP synthase archaeal subunit H yields the protein MPRPEVLERIQSAEDEADEIVATAEQERDERIAEARKRAEEIRSEAHQEAQERKQRRLEEARDEIDQECEAVLEEGEGEREALASQAQDRIDEVTDHVVDLFQEDVHAQT from the coding sequence ATGCCGAGGCCAGAGGTTCTCGAACGAATACAGTCGGCGGAGGATGAAGCCGATGAAATCGTCGCAACGGCGGAACAGGAGCGCGACGAGCGAATAGCCGAGGCCCGGAAACGAGCCGAGGAGATTCGTTCGGAAGCGCACCAAGAGGCACAGGAACGCAAACAGCGCCGCCTCGAGGAGGCGCGCGATGAAATCGACCAGGAGTGCGAAGCGGTCCTCGAAGAGGGCGAAGGCGAACGGGAGGCCCTTGCGTCGCAGGCGCAGGACCGAATCGACGAGGTGACAGACCACGTCGTCGACCTGTTCCAGGAGGACGTCCATGCTCAGACCTGA
- a CDS encoding methyltransferase domain-containing protein: MGILENKARARLFYKYLSKVYDQVNPFIWNEQMRSEALSLLEIEEDMTVLDVGCGTGFATEGLLEHVDEVYALDQSEHQLEQAYAKFGKRAPPVHFHRGDAERLPFATDTFDIVWSSGSIEYWPNPILALREFRRVLKPGGQVLVVGPNYPDNVIAQHLADSIMLFYDEYEADAMFKRAGFDDVKHLFQGPSYEPEVAITTIGRAPE; this comes from the coding sequence ATGGGAATCCTCGAGAACAAAGCCCGGGCTCGGCTGTTCTACAAGTACCTCTCGAAGGTTTACGACCAGGTCAATCCCTTCATCTGGAACGAGCAGATGCGCAGCGAAGCGCTCTCGCTGCTCGAGATTGAAGAGGATATGACCGTCTTGGATGTCGGCTGTGGCACCGGCTTCGCAACCGAAGGCCTCCTCGAGCACGTCGACGAAGTGTACGCGCTCGACCAGAGCGAACACCAACTCGAGCAGGCCTACGCGAAATTTGGCAAGCGCGCGCCGCCGGTCCACTTCCACCGCGGCGATGCCGAACGCCTTCCGTTCGCCACGGATACGTTCGATATCGTCTGGTCCTCGGGATCGATCGAGTACTGGCCAAATCCAATCCTCGCACTGCGAGAGTTCCGCCGCGTGCTCAAACCCGGTGGGCAGGTACTGGTCGTCGGCCCGAACTACCCCGACAACGTCATCGCACAACACCTCGCGGACTCAATCATGCTCTTTTACGACGAGTACGAAGCAGACGCGATGTTCAAACGCGCTGGCTTCGACGACGTCAAGCACCTGTTCCAGGGACCATCCTACGAACCTGAGGTCGCAATTACAACAATCGGGCGCGCACCCGAATAG
- a CDS encoding ATP synthase subunit B has translation MKEYQTITEVSGPLVFAEVDEPVGYDEIVEIETPQGDTLRGQVLESSDGLVAIQVFEGTSGIDRNASVRFLGETMKMPVTEDLLGRVLDGSGNPIDGGPEIVPDERQDIVGEAINPYSREYPEEFIQTGVSAIDGMNTLVRGQKLPIFSASGLPHNELALQIARQATVPEEEDGDDDEGSEFAVVFGAMGITAEEANEFMDDFERTGALERSVVFMNLADDPAVERQVTPRLALTTAEYLAFEKDYHVLVILTDMTNYCEALREIGAAREEVPGRRGYPGYMYTDLAQLYERAGRIEGREGSVTQVPILTMPGDDDTHPIPDLTGYITEGQIMMDRDLNSQGVEPPINVSPSLSRLMDDGIGEGLTREDHGDVADQLFAAYAEGKDLRDLVNIVGREALSERDNKFLDFADRFEAEFVQQGYNTNRTIEETLEIGWDLLSALPKTELNRIDEDLIEEHYREDEAGEEAEAVSAD, from the coding sequence ATGAAAGAATACCAAACGATTACGGAAGTCAGCGGTCCACTGGTGTTCGCCGAAGTCGACGAGCCCGTCGGATACGACGAGATCGTCGAAATCGAGACGCCACAGGGTGATACCCTGCGTGGGCAGGTGCTGGAATCGAGTGACGGACTCGTTGCGATTCAGGTGTTCGAGGGGACAAGCGGGATCGACCGCAACGCCTCCGTTCGGTTCCTGGGCGAGACGATGAAGATGCCCGTCACTGAGGACCTGCTCGGTCGCGTTCTCGACGGTTCCGGGAACCCAATCGACGGCGGCCCAGAAATCGTCCCCGACGAGCGACAAGACATCGTCGGCGAAGCGATTAACCCCTACTCGCGTGAGTACCCAGAGGAGTTCATCCAGACCGGTGTCTCTGCCATCGACGGCATGAACACGCTGGTTCGTGGCCAGAAGCTGCCGATCTTCTCGGCATCGGGTCTGCCACACAACGAACTCGCACTGCAGATCGCTCGTCAGGCAACCGTGCCTGAAGAAGAAGACGGCGACGACGATGAGGGATCGGAGTTCGCAGTCGTCTTCGGTGCGATGGGGATTACCGCAGAAGAGGCAAACGAGTTCATGGACGACTTCGAGCGCACGGGCGCACTCGAGCGCTCGGTCGTCTTCATGAACCTCGCGGACGACCCGGCAGTCGAGCGCCAGGTCACGCCGCGACTGGCCCTGACGACCGCAGAGTACCTCGCCTTCGAGAAGGATTACCACGTGCTGGTTATCCTGACGGACATGACCAACTACTGTGAGGCACTCCGAGAGATTGGTGCCGCACGTGAGGAGGTCCCGGGCCGACGTGGCTACCCCGGATACATGTACACTGACCTGGCACAGCTCTACGAGCGTGCCGGTCGAATCGAAGGGCGCGAGGGCTCGGTGACACAGGTGCCGATCCTGACGATGCCCGGCGACGACGACACGCACCCGATTCCTGACCTGACTGGCTACATTACGGAAGGCCAGATCATGATGGATCGTGACCTGAACAGCCAGGGTGTCGAGCCACCGATCAACGTCTCACCAAGCCTCTCGCGGCTGATGGACGACGGGATCGGCGAGGGCCTCACCCGCGAGGACCACGGCGACGTGGCCGACCAGCTGTTCGCGGCCTACGCAGAGGGGAAAGACCTGCGTGACCTCGTGAACATTGTCGGTCGTGAAGCACTCAGCGAACGGGACAACAAGTTCCTCGACTTCGCAGACCGCTTCGAGGCCGAGTTCGTCCAGCAGGGCTACAACACCAACCGAACCATCGAGGAAACCCTCGAGATTGGCTGGGACCTGCTGTCGGCACTCCCGAAAACGGAACTCAACCGTATCGACGAAGACCTCATCGAAGAGCACTACCGCGAAGACGAAGCCGGTGAGGAAGCCGAAGCCGTTTCGGCCGACTAA